The following are from one region of the Oncorhynchus masou masou isolate Uvic2021 chromosome 24, UVic_Omas_1.1, whole genome shotgun sequence genome:
- the LOC135512529 gene encoding profilin-2-like isoform X1 codes for MSWQGYVDNLMADGSCQDSAIVGYTDAKYVWASFPGGTFVNITVDEIDVIVGKDREAFFCGGLILGQKKFSVIRDSLHSDGDWTMDIRTKSQGGEPTYNVSIGKAGKALVLVMGKEGVHGGQLNKKAYTMADYLRKSGY; via the exons ATGTCCTGGCAAGGCTACGTGGATAACCTGATGGCCGATGGCAGCTGCCAGGACTCCGCCATTGTTGGGTACACGGACGCTAAGTATGTCTGGGCATCGTTTCCCGGTGGTACATTTGTTAACATAACG GTTGATGAAATCGACGTCATAGTAGGAAAGGACCGAGAAGCTTTCTTCTGCGGTGGGCTGATCCTAGGCCAAAAGAAATTCTCTGTCATCAGAGACAGCCTCCACTCCGATGGGGACTGGACAATGGACATCAGGACAAAGAGTCAAGGAGGAGAGCCCACATACAACGTTTCCATAGGCAAAGCCGGCAAAG CATTGGTTTTAGTCATGGGGAAGGAAGGTGTCCATGGAGGGCAGCTCAACAAGAAAGCGTATACAATGGCTGACTACCTGAGGAAGTCTGGATACTAA
- the LOC135512529 gene encoding profilin-2-like isoform X2, giving the protein MSWQGYVDNLMADGSCQDSAIVGYTDAKYVWASFPGGTFVNITVDEIDVIVGKDREAFFCGGLILGQKKFSVIRDSLHSDGDWTMDIRTKSQGGEPTYNVSIGKAGKVLVLVLGKEGVHGGGLNKKAYSMAKYLRDSGF; this is encoded by the exons ATGTCCTGGCAAGGCTACGTGGATAACCTGATGGCCGATGGCAGCTGCCAGGACTCCGCCATTGTTGGGTACACGGACGCTAAGTATGTCTGGGCATCGTTTCCCGGTGGTACATTTGTTAACATAACG GTTGATGAAATCGACGTCATAGTAGGAAAGGACCGAGAAGCTTTCTTCTGCGGTGGGCTGATCCTAGGCCAAAAGAAATTCTCTGTCATCAGAGACAGCCTCCACTCCGATGGGGACTGGACAATGGACATCAGGACAAAGAGTCAAGGAGGAGAGCCCACATACAACGTTTCCATAGGCAAAGCCGGCAAAG TCTTGGTTCTTGTATTGGGCAAAGAAGGGGTCCATGGAGGCGGATTGAATAAGAAGGCATACTCAATGGCAAAATACTTAAGGGATTCAGGGTTCTAG